In the genome of Rhodoferax sp. BAB1, one region contains:
- a CDS encoding ParA family protein, with translation MPVVVVANPKGGVGKSTLSTNIAGYYASRGHKVMLGDADRQQSARLWLGLRPATARSIVSWDVGEDKLAKLPKGTTHVVLDTPAGLKGARLKDVLQHADKVIVPLQPSVFDIFATRDFLDEIKQHTHKGMQVGIVGMRVDGRTIAADKLRAFVESLGLPVLAYLRDTQNYIHLAAHGLTLFDVAPSRVEKDLEQWQGLCRWLEH, from the coding sequence ATGCCGGTTGTCGTGGTTGCCAATCCCAAGGGGGGCGTGGGTAAGTCCACCCTGTCCACCAACATTGCGGGCTACTATGCCAGCCGGGGCCACAAGGTCATGCTGGGCGATGCCGATCGCCAGCAGTCCGCGCGCCTGTGGCTGGGCCTGCGTCCGGCCACGGCGCGGTCCATCGTGAGCTGGGACGTGGGCGAGGACAAGCTGGCCAAGCTGCCCAAGGGAACCACCCATGTGGTGCTCGACACCCCGGCCGGTCTCAAGGGCGCGCGTTTGAAGGACGTGCTGCAGCACGCCGACAAGGTCATCGTGCCCCTGCAGCCCAGCGTCTTCGACATCTTCGCCACCCGCGATTTCCTCGACGAGATCAAGCAGCACACGCACAAGGGCATGCAGGTGGGCATCGTGGGCATGCGCGTGGACGGGCGCACCATTGCGGCCGACAAGCTGCGTGCCTTTGTCGAGAGCCTGGGCCTGCCCGTGCTGGCCTACCTGCGCGACACGCAGAACTACATCCACCTCGCTGCCCATGGCCTGACCCTGTTCGACGTGGCGCCCAGCCGCGTGGAAAAGGACCTGGAGCAGTGGCAGGGTCTGTGCCGCTGGCTCGAACACTAG
- a CDS encoding tripartite tricarboxylate transporter substrate binding protein encodes MKTTFARKGLGLLLAAMGLLGAGTASAQADWPRARPVTITVGFGPGAFTDVIARVVAQKLGETTGGTFTVENKPGAGGNIATGQVKRAAPDGYTILVHSVAFAVNPSLYPNAGYDALKDFVPLALGPRTPNIITVHPATPAKDLKELIELARREKLSYASSGIGTTTHLSIERLKTAAKVDITHVPYQPAQAIGAVVAGHAPMSSTSMPPAVPQIKAGKVRAIAVTSAKRSALLPDVPSVTEFGYADFDDYTWVGFFLPAGTPQALVDRINAEINKAMELPESKEKFVSLGMESTRNSSAEFGTFLRAEVDKWAGVVKSTGAKVE; translated from the coding sequence ATGAAAACCACGTTCGCACGCAAGGGCCTGGGCCTGTTGCTGGCCGCCATGGGCCTGCTCGGCGCCGGCACGGCGTCGGCCCAGGCCGACTGGCCCAGGGCCAGGCCCGTGACCATCACCGTCGGCTTCGGGCCTGGCGCCTTCACCGACGTCATCGCGCGCGTGGTGGCGCAAAAACTCGGCGAGACCACGGGCGGGACTTTCACCGTGGAGAACAAGCCCGGCGCCGGCGGCAACATCGCCACCGGCCAGGTCAAGCGCGCCGCACCCGATGGCTACACGATCCTGGTGCACAGCGTGGCCTTTGCGGTCAACCCCTCGCTCTACCCCAACGCCGGCTACGACGCCCTGAAGGATTTCGTGCCGCTGGCGCTGGGCCCGCGCACACCCAACATCATCACCGTCCACCCCGCCACGCCGGCGAAGGACCTGAAAGAATTGATCGAGCTGGCGCGCAGGGAAAAGCTCAGCTACGCCTCCTCCGGTATCGGCACCACCACCCATCTCTCGATCGAGCGCCTCAAGACGGCTGCCAAGGTAGACATCACCCACGTGCCCTACCAGCCGGCGCAGGCCATCGGCGCCGTGGTGGCCGGCCACGCCCCCATGTCGTCCACCTCCATGCCGCCGGCCGTGCCGCAGATCAAGGCCGGCAAGGTGCGCGCCATTGCCGTCACCAGCGCCAAACGCTCGGCCCTGCTGCCCGACGTGCCCTCGGTCACCGAATTCGGCTACGCCGACTTCGACGACTACACCTGGGTCGGCTTCTTCCTGCCAGCGGGCACGCCGCAGGCCCTGGTGGACCGCATCAACGCCGAGATCAACAAGGCGATGGAACTGCCGGAGTCGAAAGAAAAATTCGTCAGCCTGGGCATGGAGTCGACCCGCAACAGCTCGGCCGAATTCGGCACGTTCCTGCGCGCTGAAGTCGACAAATGGGCGGGTGTGGTCAAGAGCACCGGGGCCAAGGTGGAATAA
- a CDS encoding fumarylacetoacetate hydrolase family protein has translation MRLFSFDAQGQARIGVLQSAGAQEFIDLSVAAPGLPKDMGALIAQAGGLEAARQAAAQASAAAVKPLAGVRFLPVVPRPGKIVCLGLNYADHAKEGGHARPEYPSFFMRGATSMTGHNEPLIRPRASTKLDYEAELAVVIGQRARHLTKANALDCVAGYSCFNDGSVRDYQRKTAQWTIGKNFDGTGPFGPWLVTPDELPPGAAGLRIQSRLNGKVMQDANTKDFLWDVVESLCIITECMTLEPGDVIITGTPAGVGYARTPPVWMAPGDICEIEIEGIGILSNPIADEQ, from the coding sequence ATGAGATTGTTCAGTTTCGACGCGCAAGGCCAGGCCCGCATCGGCGTGCTCCAAAGCGCCGGTGCCCAGGAATTCATCGACCTGTCCGTGGCTGCCCCCGGCTTGCCGAAAGACATGGGTGCGCTGATCGCACAAGCCGGCGGTCTGGAAGCCGCCCGCCAGGCCGCGGCCCAGGCAAGCGCCGCGGCCGTCAAGCCGCTGGCCGGCGTGCGCTTCCTGCCCGTGGTGCCGCGCCCCGGCAAGATCGTCTGCCTCGGGCTCAACTACGCCGACCACGCCAAAGAAGGCGGGCATGCCCGCCCCGAGTACCCGAGCTTCTTCATGCGCGGGGCCACCTCCATGACCGGCCACAACGAGCCCCTGATCCGGCCCAGGGCCTCCACCAAGCTGGACTACGAGGCCGAACTGGCCGTCGTCATCGGCCAACGCGCGCGCCACCTTACCAAGGCGAACGCGCTGGACTGCGTGGCCGGCTACTCCTGCTTCAATGACGGCAGCGTGCGCGACTACCAGCGCAAGACCGCGCAGTGGACCATAGGCAAGAACTTCGACGGCACCGGCCCCTTCGGCCCCTGGCTGGTGACGCCGGATGAACTGCCGCCCGGTGCCGCCGGCCTGCGCATCCAGTCGCGCCTGAACGGCAAGGTCATGCAGGACGCCAACACCAAAGATTTCCTCTGGGACGTGGTGGAGTCGCTGTGCATCATCACCGAGTGCATGACGCTGGAGCCGGGTGACGTGATCATCACCGGCACCCCGGCCGGCGTGGGTTATGCGCGCACGCCGCCGGTGTGGATGGCGCCGGGTGATATCTGCGAGATCGAGATCGAGGGCATCGGCATCCTGTCCAACCCGATCGCCGACGAGCAGTAG